In Ktedonobacterales bacterium, a single window of DNA contains:
- the polX gene encoding DNA polymerase/3'-5' exonuclease PolX: MEKAAVASILEEIASLLELKGENPFKSRAYQNAARVVGALDGDLEERVRANRLVGTPGLGPSLVRDITELVTTGRLKAYDDLKAEIPAGLRAMLRIPGLGPKRIKQIHDALGVTTITELEQACQANRVATLPGLGAKTQDNILRGIQFLSQHQDRYLYPVAAAEAEQIVEALRQLPGVLRISIGGSLRRRKEIVKDIDVVASVTDDSQRGAIMDAFTTMPSVVAITGKGETKSSVVLAPGIAMDLRLCTDDIYPTMLHHFTGSKEHNVALRGYAQDHGMKVSEWGIFQGETLLPIHDEIELYAALGMDYIEPELREDRGEIQAALEHHLPGPLLTEKDLRGVLHCHSTWSDGQVSIKEMAETCIKLGYAYIGICDHSKTAAYAGGLNEEKVKRQQEEIDGLNQEYAGRFRILKGTECDILRDGALDFGEETLKSFDFVVASIHSLFNLPPEEQTKRLLRAMENPYTSIIGHPTGRILLSRDGYGLDMEAVIDRAGELGVCIEINANPLRLDLDWRWLHRAKEHGVKIPICPDAHNPGGLEDMRYGVSIARKGALTPADVPNTLGVDDLLAFFKRQRQKA; this comes from the coding sequence TTGGAGAAAGCCGCTGTTGCCTCCATTCTGGAGGAGATTGCCAGCCTGCTCGAACTGAAGGGCGAGAACCCTTTTAAGTCGCGGGCCTATCAGAATGCCGCGCGGGTCGTCGGGGCGCTGGATGGCGACCTGGAAGAGCGGGTGCGCGCGAATCGGCTGGTGGGGACGCCTGGCCTGGGTCCGTCGCTGGTGCGCGATATTACTGAACTGGTGACGACGGGGCGATTGAAGGCGTATGACGACCTGAAGGCGGAGATTCCTGCCGGGCTGCGGGCGATGCTGCGTATTCCGGGGCTGGGGCCGAAGCGCATCAAGCAGATTCATGACGCGCTGGGCGTGACAACGATCACCGAACTGGAGCAGGCGTGCCAGGCCAACAGGGTCGCCACTTTGCCCGGCCTTGGCGCGAAGACGCAGGATAATATCTTGCGCGGCATTCAGTTTCTTAGCCAGCATCAAGATCGCTACCTTTATCCGGTGGCCGCCGCCGAGGCGGAACAGATTGTGGAGGCGCTGAGGCAGTTGCCCGGCGTTCTGCGTATTTCGATTGGGGGCAGCCTGCGCCGCCGCAAAGAGATCGTCAAGGATATTGATGTGGTCGCCAGCGTGACCGACGACAGCCAACGCGGCGCGATTATGGATGCTTTTACGACGATGCCCAGCGTGGTGGCGATTACCGGCAAGGGCGAGACGAAATCCAGCGTGGTGCTGGCTCCGGGGATTGCGATGGACCTGCGGCTCTGTACCGACGATATTTACCCGACGATGCTGCATCACTTCACCGGCTCGAAAGAGCATAACGTGGCGCTGCGCGGCTACGCGCAGGATCATGGGATGAAGGTGAGCGAGTGGGGCATTTTCCAGGGGGAGACGCTGCTGCCTATCCACGATGAGATTGAACTCTACGCGGCGCTGGGCATGGACTATATCGAGCCGGAACTGCGCGAAGATCGCGGCGAGATTCAGGCGGCGCTGGAGCATCATCTGCCGGGGCCGCTGCTGACGGAAAAAGACTTGCGCGGCGTCTTACACTGCCACAGCACCTGGAGCGATGGGCAGGTGAGCATCAAGGAGATGGCCGAGACGTGTATCAAGCTGGGCTATGCGTATATTGGCATCTGTGACCACAGCAAGACGGCGGCCTACGCGGGCGGGCTGAACGAAGAGAAGGTGAAGCGCCAGCAGGAGGAGATTGACGGGCTGAACCAGGAATACGCCGGGCGCTTCCGCATCCTGAAAGGGACGGAGTGCGATATTCTGCGCGATGGCGCGCTGGACTTTGGCGAAGAGACGCTGAAGAGTTTCGATTTTGTGGTGGCTTCGATTCACAGCCTCTTCAATCTGCCGCCAGAGGAGCAGACGAAGCGCCTGCTGCGGGCGATGGAGAACCCCTATACGAGCATTATCGGGCATCCGACGGGGCGTATCTTGCTGAGCCGCGATGGCTATGGGCTGGATATGGAGGCGGTGATTGATCGGGCGGGTGAACTGGGCGTCTGCATCGAGATTAACGCGAATCCGCTGCGGCTGGACCTGGACTGGCGCTGGCTGCACCGGGCGAAAGAGCATGGGGTGAAGATTCCTATCTGCCCCGACGCGCATAACCCCGGCGGTCTGGAAGATATGCGCTACGGCGTCTCCATTGCGCGCAAGGGCGCGCTAACCCCTGCCGATGTGCCGAACACGCTGGGAGTGGATGATCTGCTGGCTTTCTTCAAGCGCCAGCGGCAGAAAGCATAA
- a CDS encoding YgiT-type zinc finger protein translates to MAGAANMVPDEQAPELTAEQARLLHCYACGNDDAYELREIEEPVTVGQNTAIVRIHAAVCRFCGERLLDLPNRARLEEVRSRLERGEVAGFEPVGLTYRVP, encoded by the coding sequence ATGGCAGGAGCAGCGAACATGGTCCCAGATGAGCAGGCTCCCGAATTGACCGCAGAGCAAGCCAGGCTCCTGCACTGCTACGCATGTGGCAATGATGACGCCTACGAGCTTCGGGAGATTGAGGAGCCGGTAACAGTAGGCCAAAATACCGCCATTGTGCGGATTCACGCCGCAGTCTGTCGGTTCTGTGGAGAGCGGCTGCTTGATCTTCCCAACCGGGCGCGCCTGGAGGAGGTCCGTTCCAGGCTGGAGCGTGGCGAAGTCGCTGGCTTTGAGCCAGTGGGCCTTACCTACCGTGTTCCCTAG